A single region of the Streptomyces sp. NBC_00425 genome encodes:
- a CDS encoding GlxA family transcriptional regulator produces MHRVGVLALDGVVPFELGIPARVFNAARDRDGNPLYSVATCSLDGGSVRTEGDYDLSVSHDASLLATVDTIVVPPSHRLGPIREEGRLPGPLRRALAAIRPGTRIVAICTGAYVLAAAGLLDGRSATTHWREADRLQRMFTSTRIDPAVLYVDDGDVLTSAGVAAGIDLCLHLVRRDHGSHIANEVARSCVVPPWRDGGQAQYIQRPVPDPSSGSTAAARAWAMQHLAEPLTLADLAAHTNTSVRTFSRRFRDEVGTTPGQWLTRQRVDLARHFLETTDWPVDLVAHRAGFGTGASLRQHLHATIGVSPQAYRRTFRPQQAAG; encoded by the coding sequence ATGCATCGTGTTGGCGTTCTGGCCTTGGACGGCGTCGTCCCCTTCGAGCTCGGCATCCCCGCCCGTGTCTTCAACGCCGCCCGCGACAGGGACGGCAACCCGCTGTACTCCGTAGCCACCTGCAGCCTGGACGGCGGTTCCGTGCGCACCGAGGGCGACTACGACCTCTCCGTTTCCCACGACGCCTCTCTGCTGGCCACCGTCGACACCATCGTCGTCCCGCCCTCTCACCGACTGGGACCGATCCGGGAAGAGGGCCGTCTGCCCGGCCCGCTACGTCGCGCCCTGGCCGCCATCCGCCCCGGAACGAGGATCGTCGCGATCTGCACCGGCGCCTATGTCCTGGCCGCCGCCGGCCTGCTCGACGGCCGTTCCGCCACCACTCACTGGCGCGAAGCCGACCGACTACAGCGGATGTTCACCAGCACCCGCATCGACCCCGCCGTCCTCTACGTTGACGACGGCGATGTCCTCACCTCCGCGGGAGTGGCGGCCGGCATCGACCTGTGTCTGCACCTCGTCCGCCGCGACCATGGCAGCCACATCGCCAACGAGGTCGCCCGCTCCTGCGTCGTACCGCCGTGGCGCGACGGTGGCCAGGCCCAGTACATCCAGCGCCCCGTCCCCGATCCGTCCAGCGGCAGCACGGCCGCCGCCCGGGCATGGGCCATGCAACACCTGGCCGAACCGCTCACGCTGGCCGACCTCGCCGCCCACACCAACACGAGCGTGCGCACCTTCAGCCGCCGCTTCCGCGACGAGGTCGGCACCACGCCCGGACAGTGGCTGACCCGGCAACGCGTCGACCTCGCGCGCCACTTCCTGGAGACCACCGACTGGCCGGTCGACCTGGTCGCCCACCGGGCTGGATTCGGCACAGGCGCCTCCCTGCGCCAACACCTCCACGCCACCATCGGTGTCAGCCCGCAGGCGTACCGCCGCACCTTTCGCCCTCAACAGGCAGCTGGCTGA
- a CDS encoding helix-turn-helix domain-containing protein — protein sequence MTADDSFGRLDDDDYPAYTMGRAAEMLGTTQGFLRAVGEARLITPLRSAGGHRRYSRYQLRIAARARELVDHGTPIEAACRIIILEDQLEEAQRINAERRRAAEASTPPAA from the coding sequence ATGACAGCAGACGATTCCTTCGGGCGTCTCGATGACGACGACTACCCCGCCTACACCATGGGCCGGGCCGCCGAGATGCTCGGCACCACCCAGGGCTTCCTGCGCGCCGTCGGCGAAGCCCGCCTCATCACCCCGCTGCGCTCCGCAGGCGGACACCGCCGCTACTCCCGCTACCAACTGCGCATCGCCGCCCGCGCCCGCGAACTCGTCGACCACGGCACCCCCATCGAGGCCGCCTGCCGCATCATCATCCTCGAAGACCAACTCGAGGAAGCCCAGCGCATCAACGCCGAACGCCGCCGCGCAGCCGAAGCGTCCACACCACCCGCGGCCTGA
- a CDS encoding alpha/beta hydrolase: MSDPAPFAMPTRFDGGRDRVAVVVPGVGYSPARPLLHFARSVLLQHGWTVQELWWQIPDGFAQFTVDDRIAWVERQVAGAIEAEAGACRLVVGKSLGSLACGITADSNIPAAWLTPVLTNNHVAAALRRTMEPTLLIGGSADKLWDSRIAASLRHDVLEVPLADHGLELVDDAAGSVDVLRQVVSRLDRFIGSLDS, encoded by the coding sequence ATGTCTGATCCCGCCCCCTTCGCCATGCCCACCCGTTTCGACGGAGGCCGAGATCGTGTCGCGGTTGTCGTTCCAGGTGTCGGCTACTCGCCTGCCCGCCCGTTGCTGCACTTCGCCCGGAGCGTCCTGCTCCAGCACGGCTGGACGGTCCAGGAGCTGTGGTGGCAGATCCCCGATGGGTTTGCGCAGTTCACGGTGGACGATCGGATCGCATGGGTGGAACGGCAGGTCGCCGGGGCCATCGAAGCAGAGGCGGGGGCTTGTCGGCTCGTCGTCGGCAAGTCCTTGGGCTCCCTCGCCTGCGGCATCACAGCCGACAGCAACATCCCGGCAGCCTGGCTCACCCCGGTTCTGACCAACAACCACGTTGCCGCGGCTCTCCGGCGAACCATGGAGCCGACTCTCCTCATCGGCGGAAGTGCCGACAAGCTCTGGGATTCACGAATTGCTGCGTCTCTGCGACACGACGTCCTGGAAGTGCCCTTGGCGGACCATGGCCTGGAGCTTGTGGACGATGCCGCAGGATCGGTTGACGTCCTGCGGCAAGTCGTCTCTCGGCTGGACCGCTTCATCGGCTCGCTCGACAGCTGA
- a CDS encoding MarR family winged helix-turn-helix transcriptional regulator, translating into MTTQQFSDIDLAGQPAAYWTGVAYEALIAYTRAQQAEKGYTQPQFWLLRNLSANDISPDGGGMTLPELREVMSSYIRPEDDLAAEAEGLLERGWLTQDTNDRLWLTPEGEQARVDLARNAPAIRSALHEGIDDADYVTTVKVLQRLIRNAGGTVA; encoded by the coding sequence ATGACGACCCAGCAGTTCTCCGACATCGATCTCGCCGGACAGCCCGCCGCGTACTGGACCGGTGTCGCCTACGAGGCGCTCATCGCGTATACCCGGGCCCAGCAGGCCGAAAAGGGCTACACCCAACCCCAGTTCTGGCTGCTGCGCAACTTGTCGGCGAATGACATCTCGCCCGACGGCGGGGGGATGACCTTGCCCGAGTTGCGAGAGGTCATGTCTTCCTACATCCGTCCCGAGGACGACCTGGCGGCAGAGGCCGAGGGGCTCCTTGAACGTGGCTGGCTGACCCAGGACACCAATGACCGGCTGTGGCTCACCCCAGAAGGGGAGCAGGCCCGCGTCGACCTGGCCCGCAACGCCCCCGCGATCCGATCCGCCCTCCACGAGGGCATCGACGATGCGGACTACGTCACCACGGTGAAGGTGCTCCAGCGGCTGATCCGCAACGCGGGCGGGACGGTTGCCTGA
- a CDS encoding MarR family winged helix-turn-helix transcriptional regulator has product MSSSSTPPETGKGLFDQVGPALSRLRRRAPGGRGDLTRNLVLNVVADAPGEMTVGGIATEMGVTQPVASRTIAACIADGLLRRAASQADGRRTVLELTQAGETERHRFASEQRETFEHITAAWEPTERTQFAQYLIRYSRDASAWSARLIRRSED; this is encoded by the coding sequence ATGAGCAGTTCGTCAACACCTCCGGAGACCGGCAAGGGCCTCTTCGATCAGGTCGGACCTGCCCTGTCGCGACTGCGGCGGCGCGCCCCGGGCGGGCGCGGGGATCTGACCCGCAACCTCGTCCTGAACGTGGTCGCGGATGCGCCCGGCGAGATGACGGTGGGGGGCATCGCCACCGAGATGGGCGTCACCCAGCCCGTCGCCAGCCGCACCATTGCCGCCTGCATTGCCGACGGGCTGCTGCGGCGAGCCGCATCCCAGGCAGACGGCCGACGCACTGTCCTTGAACTCACGCAGGCCGGCGAAACCGAGCGCCACCGCTTCGCCTCTGAGCAGCGCGAGACCTTTGAACACATCACCGCCGCATGGGAGCCGACCGAGCGCACCCAGTTCGCCCAGTACCTCATCCGCTACAGCCGGGACGCCAGCGCCTGGTCTGCCCGGCTGATCCGTCGCAGCGAGGATTGA
- a CDS encoding magnesium and cobalt transport protein CorA: protein MECVIYQLHTGACERIDCQQADAGCQAVLDRLAVLKPEEFAWVRMDEPRPEELQRLGEYVELHPLAVEDAVQAHQRPKQERYGDVLAVAVKTLWFVEQTADVETGEVMIFLGPSFALTVRHGANDPTAEAARRLEEQPHMRELGPVSVLHAVTDVIVDAYAEAAAQVRTDLTQLERCVFSPARDDLTEQIYSLKREVVEFGDAVGPLLPVVQPFTTAREEWPRQVVPYFRDVADHLTRTDTEVRALDDLLASVLDAHLAKVGTWQNDDMRRISAWAAILAIPTMVAGIYGMNFAHVPELDWRYGYPGVLALMALGSGLLYRAFRRNGWL from the coding sequence ATGGAATGCGTGATCTACCAACTGCACACGGGGGCCTGCGAGCGGATCGACTGCCAGCAGGCGGACGCAGGATGCCAGGCCGTCCTGGACCGTCTGGCGGTGCTGAAGCCGGAGGAATTCGCCTGGGTCCGTATGGACGAACCCCGGCCGGAGGAACTTCAGCGGCTGGGCGAGTATGTGGAACTGCATCCGTTGGCCGTCGAGGACGCGGTGCAGGCTCACCAGCGGCCGAAGCAGGAGCGCTACGGCGACGTGCTGGCGGTGGCGGTGAAGACGCTGTGGTTCGTCGAGCAGACCGCGGATGTGGAAACCGGTGAGGTGATGATCTTCCTCGGTCCGTCGTTCGCGCTGACCGTGCGGCACGGCGCGAACGATCCCACCGCGGAGGCCGCCCGCCGCCTCGAGGAACAGCCTCACATGCGAGAGCTCGGACCCGTCAGTGTCCTGCACGCAGTGACCGATGTGATCGTCGACGCCTACGCCGAAGCCGCCGCCCAGGTCCGCACGGACCTGACACAGCTGGAACGGTGCGTGTTCTCACCCGCCCGTGATGACCTGACGGAGCAGATCTACTCGCTCAAACGGGAGGTGGTGGAGTTCGGGGACGCCGTCGGGCCGCTGCTCCCGGTCGTGCAGCCGTTCACGACGGCGCGGGAGGAATGGCCTCGGCAGGTGGTGCCGTACTTCCGTGACGTTGCCGACCACCTCACCCGCACCGACACCGAGGTCCGCGCCCTGGACGACCTGCTCGCCTCCGTTCTCGACGCCCATCTCGCGAAGGTGGGCACCTGGCAGAACGACGACATGCGGCGCATCAGCGCGTGGGCGGCCATCCTCGCCATCCCCACCATGGTCGCCGGGATCTACGGCATGAACTTCGCCCACGTGCCCGAACTCGACTGGCGCTACGGCTACCCCGGCGTGCTCGCCCTGATGGCTTTGGGGTCGGGCCTGCTGTACCGGGCGTTCCGCCGCAACGGCTGGCTATGA
- a CDS encoding PP2C family protein-serine/threonine phosphatase yields MDDFEVDQVVQRALDRLTLLAETTTAMTSTLDSYAAVQRVCRILVPQLADWCAVDLLDDDGRPRRVSVVHRDPGILPVGGLSGPLPAIPEDPSDPLSRVLIGAGPLLLTAADISSPDKAADPLHARQLELFEQLGAHTAVVAPVRARRQVLGALTIGRSADRAPLTHDDLAMVEDLTHRIALGVDNARLHREPQHIAERLQRSLLPSLPKIGPLQMAARYTPAATTAEVGGDWYDSFPLPDGSTTMIIGDVTGHDLRAAITMSQLRNMLRGIGCDRQDAPGHILRRLDVAHHSLYPHATATCLYALLDQDDNGWTISYSSAGHPPPLLITHEGDTHYLKGGRGLLLGVDPDLPRHHATQTLLARSTVLMYTDGLIERRGEDLTHGMTRLRQHAAALAREDLDTFCDELLAGLSTDHTDDIALLVARTPARSQQLS; encoded by the coding sequence ATGGACGATTTCGAGGTGGACCAGGTGGTCCAGCGGGCTCTGGACCGGCTGACGCTGCTGGCGGAGACGACCACCGCCATGACCAGCACGCTCGACTCCTATGCCGCGGTGCAACGGGTGTGCCGGATCCTGGTGCCCCAGTTGGCGGACTGGTGCGCGGTCGACCTCCTCGACGACGACGGCCGCCCCCGCCGGGTCAGCGTCGTCCACCGCGATCCCGGCATACTGCCAGTAGGCGGCTTGTCCGGGCCGCTGCCCGCCATTCCGGAAGACCCCAGCGACCCGCTGTCACGCGTGCTCATCGGCGCCGGCCCCTTGCTGCTGACCGCAGCCGACATCTCCAGCCCCGACAAGGCCGCAGACCCGCTGCACGCCCGTCAGCTCGAGCTGTTCGAGCAGCTCGGCGCCCACACTGCCGTGGTCGCCCCGGTACGCGCCCGCCGGCAAGTCCTCGGCGCCCTGACCATCGGCCGCTCCGCCGACCGCGCACCCCTCACCCACGACGACCTCGCCATGGTGGAAGACCTGACCCACCGCATCGCCCTGGGCGTGGACAACGCCCGGCTGCACCGCGAGCCCCAGCACATCGCCGAACGCCTCCAGCGCTCCCTCCTGCCCAGCCTCCCCAAGATCGGCCCACTGCAGATGGCCGCCCGCTACACACCCGCCGCCACCACCGCCGAAGTCGGCGGCGACTGGTATGACAGCTTCCCCCTACCCGACGGCAGCACCACCATGATCATCGGTGACGTCACCGGCCACGACCTGCGTGCCGCGATCACCATGAGCCAGCTGCGCAACATGCTGCGCGGCATCGGCTGCGACCGCCAAGACGCTCCCGGACACATCCTGCGCCGCCTCGATGTCGCTCACCACTCCCTCTATCCCCACGCCACAGCCACCTGCCTCTACGCCCTCCTCGACCAGGACGACAACGGCTGGACGATCTCCTACTCCAGCGCCGGGCACCCGCCACCCCTGCTGATCACCCACGAAGGCGACACCCACTACCTCAAAGGCGGACGCGGTCTCCTCCTAGGCGTCGACCCCGACCTCCCACGCCATCACGCCACCCAAACCCTGCTCGCCCGCTCCACCGTGCTCATGTACACCGACGGCCTCATCGAACGCCGCGGTGAAGACCTCACGCACGGCATGACCCGTCTACGACAGCACGCCGCCGCCCTCGCCCGCGAAGACCTCGACACCTTCTGCGACGAACTGCTCGCCGGTCTGAGCACCGACCACACCGACGACATCGCCCTCCTCGTCGCGCGAACACCCGCCCGATCACAGCAACTCAGTTAG
- a CDS encoding amidohydrolase family protein translates to MSITAITGARVFDGEKTLGVTTVLIEGGRIASIGGNAPGGAEIVDGSGATLLPGLIDAHVHTSRDALALALRFGVTTELEMQGTNTRDNRAHISEDDAVADVRSSGFGITPPGGHPSELFPEGFRPGPPAGAKPTGPPPLMPFSATPEEAVAFIPQLIERGSDYIKFMVDDGSIEGHPGLPMLDQATLNAGVAEAKKHGMLTIAHTLTADATRMAIEAGIDGMAHLFMDQPHTDEIIELITSAGVFVAPCVVLNASMMGITGSDLADDPRVASRLDADWDKALRSAFGHYPQGKIEDVLATVKALADAGVDLLAGTDVSLPLPFLGGLAHGASVHHELQYLVRAGLTPAQALRAATATTARRFGLEDRGRIAEGMRADLLLVDGDPTTAISDSLNTRAVWRRGSRLAA, encoded by the coding sequence ATGTCCATAACCGCTATCACCGGTGCCCGGGTCTTCGACGGCGAGAAGACGCTGGGGGTGACCACCGTGCTCATCGAGGGCGGACGGATCGCCAGCATCGGCGGCAATGCCCCAGGAGGGGCCGAGATCGTCGACGGTAGTGGCGCCACGCTGCTCCCGGGCCTGATCGACGCCCACGTCCACACCAGCCGGGACGCGTTGGCGTTGGCGCTGCGGTTCGGTGTGACGACCGAGCTGGAGATGCAGGGCACCAATACGCGGGACAACCGGGCCCACATCAGCGAGGACGACGCCGTTGCCGACGTGCGTTCCTCCGGTTTCGGCATCACCCCTCCGGGCGGCCACCCCAGCGAACTGTTCCCCGAGGGCTTCCGTCCCGGCCCGCCCGCAGGCGCGAAGCCGACCGGACCGCCGCCGCTCATGCCGTTCTCCGCCACCCCCGAAGAAGCGGTTGCCTTCATCCCGCAGCTGATCGAGCGCGGCTCGGACTACATCAAGTTTATGGTTGACGACGGCAGTATCGAAGGACACCCCGGCCTGCCAATGCTCGACCAGGCCACTTTGAACGCCGGCGTGGCCGAGGCCAAGAAGCACGGCATGCTCACCATCGCCCACACTCTGACCGCGGATGCCACCCGCATGGCCATCGAAGCGGGCATCGACGGCATGGCCCACCTCTTCATGGACCAGCCCCACACCGACGAGATCATCGAGTTGATCACGAGTGCTGGAGTGTTCGTCGCTCCCTGCGTCGTCCTGAACGCTTCCATGATGGGCATCACCGGCAGCGACCTCGCCGACGACCCGCGCGTCGCCTCCCGCCTTGATGCCGACTGGGACAAAGCCCTGCGCTCCGCCTTCGGCCACTACCCCCAGGGCAAGATCGAAGACGTCCTGGCCACCGTCAAGGCCCTCGCCGACGCGGGCGTGGACCTGCTGGCCGGCACCGACGTCTCCTTGCCCCTGCCCTTCCTGGGCGGCCTCGCCCACGGCGCCAGCGTCCACCACGAACTGCAGTACCTGGTCCGAGCCGGTCTCACCCCCGCCCAGGCCCTCCGCGCGGCCACCGCCACCACCGCCCGCCGCTTCGGCCTCGAAGACCGCGGCCGCATCGCCGAAGGCATGCGCGCCGACCTCCTCCTCGTTGACGGCGACCCCACCACCGCCATCTCCGACTCCCTCAACACCCGCGCCGTCTGGCGCCGCGGCAGCCGCCTCGCGGCCTGA
- a CDS encoding FtsX-like permease family protein gives MTTWFHSWRAALRIARRDAWRSKGRSILVLAMIALPILGVSALDLTLRSAELTPAQRMERTLGAADALFSDARTAGVAILQDPIGEQHTPAGDYDSPGKSWPDGPTDVTKAIPAGSTVLTDSMGTAKLTTTHGLLQTEVRELAAADPVARGIMRLQEGRFPDENDEIAATTRFLESSGLSVGSTLTARGFDRTYVISGSYELPSDLTAQQVNALPGAFLAPYAKAVEKAGLPKPDISTTYLVKKAGGLTWNTVQAINAKGVLVTSRAVALDPPADSEVPLYQKEGWANYERSGAADAADLAAVGTVVGLAMLEICLLAGPAFAVGARRSRRQLGLVGANGGARSHIRAIVLSGGLVIGVAAALVGIVLALILTVALRPLLEDYMGQRFGGFTVRPLELLAIAALAVLTGLLSAIIPAVTASRQTVLASLTGRRGVRHSNRVLPLIGLGAFLLGAAVALYGSVVSDQFVLVASGSAIAELGVVAMTPALVGLFGRASRWLPLSPRLALRDAVRNRGRTAPAVAAVLAAVAGTVAVSTYAASRDAQSLAEYRASLPYGAGAALVTEEGGRDVPAVRDAVQRTLPVDVRADVFRIAVGKPGCAPYGEGEGCGRFEVVTPPANECPLWGSTPDGSDPAEKYTKEQRRAFAKDWRCLSRDSNGIYVEGGLLVADAPLLKVLGIDDPGAAKALADGKLLSFHKPQVDRNGTVGIKLITDPKAADRALEQNKPVPGELKSFPAYQVAGSPDSYGVQSVLSPAAAKAAGLTTVPLGAFFSTDRIPSTEQRQKLDAEIAKLGSNVELTVEQGWVDKNGLVLLALTVFAGLVTIGAAGIATGLAQADAEADLKTLAAVGAPPRVRRMLSGFQCGVVAAMGVVLGSAAGVLPAVGLRLTEEREQMRFYQEALDNGWGGAGDAPPYVPIVVPWETLAALLVAVPLGAALLAALVTRSRGALARRAAH, from the coding sequence GTGACGACCTGGTTCCACTCCTGGCGGGCCGCGCTCCGCATCGCCCGCCGTGACGCCTGGCGCTCCAAGGGCCGCAGCATCCTCGTCCTCGCCATGATCGCGCTGCCGATCCTGGGCGTGAGCGCCCTGGACCTGACCCTGCGCAGCGCCGAACTCACCCCGGCGCAGCGGATGGAGCGCACCCTGGGTGCCGCCGACGCTCTCTTCTCCGACGCCCGAACGGCCGGCGTGGCCATCCTGCAGGACCCCATCGGCGAGCAGCACACCCCGGCGGGGGACTACGACTCGCCGGGCAAGTCCTGGCCCGACGGCCCGACCGATGTCACCAAGGCCATCCCGGCCGGTTCGACGGTGCTGACCGACAGCATGGGCACCGCCAAGCTGACCACCACTCACGGTCTGCTCCAGACCGAGGTCCGTGAGCTGGCCGCCGCCGATCCCGTCGCCCGGGGCATCATGCGGCTGCAGGAGGGCCGCTTCCCCGACGAGAACGACGAGATCGCCGCGACCACCCGGTTCCTGGAGAGCAGCGGGTTGTCCGTCGGCTCCACCCTCACCGCCCGCGGCTTCGACCGCACCTATGTGATCAGCGGCTCGTACGAGTTGCCCAGCGACCTCACGGCACAGCAGGTCAACGCCCTGCCGGGGGCCTTCCTCGCGCCGTACGCCAAGGCGGTCGAGAAGGCCGGACTGCCGAAGCCTGACATCTCCACCACCTACCTGGTGAAGAAGGCCGGTGGTCTCACGTGGAACACGGTCCAGGCGATCAACGCCAAGGGCGTCCTGGTCACCTCGCGCGCCGTGGCCCTCGACCCGCCCGCCGACTCCGAGGTACCGCTCTACCAGAAGGAAGGCTGGGCCAACTACGAGCGCAGCGGGGCCGCCGACGCCGCCGATCTCGCCGCCGTGGGCACGGTCGTCGGTCTGGCGATGCTGGAGATCTGCCTGCTCGCCGGTCCCGCCTTCGCCGTCGGCGCCCGTCGTTCCCGCCGCCAGCTTGGCCTGGTCGGCGCCAACGGCGGTGCCCGCAGCCACATCCGGGCCATCGTGCTGAGCGGCGGCCTCGTCATCGGCGTCGCGGCGGCCCTGGTCGGCATTGTCCTCGCCCTGATCCTGACCGTCGCCCTCCGGCCGCTCCTCGAGGACTACATGGGGCAGCGGTTCGGCGGCTTCACCGTCAGGCCGCTGGAGCTGCTCGCCATCGCCGCGCTCGCCGTCCTCACCGGCCTGCTCTCCGCGATCATCCCGGCCGTCACCGCCTCCCGGCAGACCGTCCTGGCCTCCCTCACCGGCCGTCGCGGCGTGCGCCACAGCAACCGCGTGCTGCCGCTGATCGGCCTCGGCGCCTTCCTGCTCGGCGCGGCCGTCGCCCTGTACGGCTCGGTCGTCTCCGACCAGTTCGTCCTGGTCGCCAGTGGCTCGGCCATCGCCGAGCTGGGTGTGGTCGCCATGACGCCCGCCCTGGTCGGCCTGTTCGGCCGGGCCAGCCGCTGGCTGCCGCTCTCGCCGCGCCTCGCCCTGCGGGACGCCGTCCGCAACCGGGGCCGTACGGCACCCGCTGTCGCCGCCGTCCTGGCCGCCGTCGCGGGCACCGTCGCCGTCTCGACGTACGCCGCGAGCCGCGACGCCCAGAGTCTGGCCGAGTACCGGGCCAGCCTGCCGTACGGGGCCGGCGCCGCGCTCGTCACCGAGGAGGGAGGCCGGGACGTCCCCGCGGTCCGCGACGCCGTACAGCGAACGCTGCCCGTCGACGTCCGCGCCGACGTGTTCCGGATCGCCGTCGGCAAGCCCGGCTGCGCCCCGTATGGCGAGGGCGAGGGCTGTGGCCGCTTCGAGGTGGTCACCCCGCCGGCCAACGAGTGCCCGCTGTGGGGCAGCACCCCCGACGGCTCCGACCCGGCGGAGAAGTACACCAAGGAGCAGCGGCGCGCGTTCGCCAAGGACTGGCGCTGCCTCTCGCGCGACAGCAACGGCATCTACGTCGAGGGCGGTCTCCTCGTCGCCGACGCCCCGCTCCTGAAGGTCCTCGGCATCGACGACCCGGGCGCGGCCAAGGCCCTCGCCGACGGAAAGCTCCTCAGCTTCCACAAGCCCCAGGTCGACAGGAACGGCACCGTCGGCATCAAGCTGATCACCGACCCGAAGGCCGCCGACCGCGCCCTCGAGCAGAACAAGCCGGTCCCGGGCGAGCTGAAGTCGTTCCCCGCCTACCAGGTGGCCGGCTCGCCCGACTCCTACGGAGTGCAGAGCGTGCTCAGCCCCGCCGCCGCCAAGGCCGCAGGACTGACCACCGTCCCCCTCGGCGCCTTCTTCAGCACCGACCGGATTCCCAGCACCGAGCAGCGGCAGAAGCTCGACGCCGAGATCGCCAAGCTCGGCAGCAACGTCGAGCTGACCGTGGAGCAGGGCTGGGTCGACAAGAACGGGCTCGTCCTGCTCGCGCTGACCGTCTTCGCCGGCCTGGTCACCATCGGTGCGGCCGGCATCGCCACCGGTCTCGCCCAGGCCGACGCGGAGGCCGATCTCAAGACGCTCGCCGCGGTCGGAGCCCCGCCCCGGGTGCGCCGCATGCTCAGCGGCTTCCAGTGCGGTGTGGTCGCCGCGATGGGTGTGGTCCTCGGCTCGGCGGCCGGAGTCCTGCCCGCGGTCGGGCTGCGGCTCACCGAGGAGCGCGAGCAGATGCGCTTCTACCAGGAGGCTCTCGACAATGGCTGGGGCGGTGCCGGTGACGCCCCGCCGTACGTGCCGATCGTCGTCCCCTGGGAGACGCTCGCCGCCCTCCTGGTGGCCGTGCCCCTCGGCGCCGCCCTGCTGGCCGCGCTGGTGACCCGCTCGCGCGGGGCGCTGGCCCGCCGCGCCGCGCACTGA
- a CDS encoding NADP-dependent oxidoreductase, with translation MPQPITAPSTMRAVSQDRAGAPNVLKVIETERPEPGRGEILVRVRAAGVNPADWKTRERGVFATGATPPFTLGFDVAGAVEAVGAGVTIFHPGDEVFGMPRFPHPAGAYAEYVTAPARHFAPRPRGLDPIQAGAMPLAALTAWQALVDTAHVQPGQRVLIHAAAGGVGHLTVQIAKALGAYVIATASAAKHDLLRTLGADELIDYRTQDVAGTVRDVDVALDSIGGPNWTRSLRTLRRGGILISLLPPDHTFPIRQAEKAGVQAVFMLVEPDQQGLREISTLVEDGRLRVIVDAAFPLERAAQAHALGETGRTTGKIVLTVASDPEQP, from the coding sequence ATGCCCCAGCCCATCACCGCCCCTTCGACCATGCGCGCCGTGTCCCAGGACAGGGCCGGAGCCCCCAACGTCCTCAAGGTCATCGAGACCGAGCGACCGGAGCCGGGCCGGGGCGAGATCCTGGTCCGTGTGCGCGCGGCGGGCGTGAACCCCGCCGACTGGAAGACCCGCGAGCGCGGCGTGTTCGCCACCGGAGCGACGCCTCCCTTCACCCTTGGCTTCGACGTGGCCGGAGCCGTCGAGGCCGTCGGCGCCGGCGTGACGATCTTCCATCCCGGCGACGAGGTGTTCGGGATGCCTCGATTCCCGCACCCGGCGGGCGCGTATGCCGAGTACGTCACGGCACCAGCCCGCCACTTCGCCCCGCGCCCACGCGGCCTCGACCCCATCCAGGCTGGTGCCATGCCGCTGGCCGCGCTCACCGCCTGGCAGGCCCTGGTCGACACCGCTCATGTCCAGCCGGGGCAGCGCGTGTTGATCCACGCCGCGGCCGGCGGTGTCGGTCACCTGACCGTGCAGATCGCCAAGGCCCTTGGCGCGTACGTCATCGCCACCGCCAGCGCCGCCAAGCACGACCTGCTGCGCACGCTCGGTGCCGACGAGCTCATCGACTACCGTACCCAGGACGTCGCCGGCACCGTCCGCGACGTCGATGTCGCCCTCGACAGCATCGGCGGACCCAACTGGACACGCTCCCTGCGCACCCTGCGCCGGGGCGGCATCCTCATCTCCCTGCTGCCGCCGGACCACACCTTCCCCATCCGGCAGGCTGAGAAAGCCGGAGTACAAGCCGTGTTCATGCTCGTCGAACCTGACCAGCAGGGGCTGCGCGAGATCAGCACCCTGGTCGAGGACGGCCGCCTGCGGGTGATCGTCGACGCGGCATTCCCCCTCGAACGAGCTGCTCAGGCACACGCGTTGGGTGAAACCGGCCGCACCACCGGGAAGATCGTCCTGACAGTCGCATCTGACCCCGAGCAACCCTGA